From the genome of Haloarcula taiwanensis:
GAGCTCTGGCGAGCACAGTCCGAGCTTCGTGGCTACCGTCGTGAGGCCCGGAAGCTGCTGGGCAGCGCCGGCGAGCACGAGACTGAGTCCGAGGAGTTCCTCGCTCGGCTCAAGCGCTACGGCATCCTCAACGAGCAGGACCAGCTCGACGACGTGCTGTCGCTCGACGTGACCGACGTGCTGGAACGCCGCCTGCAGACGGTCGTTTACCGCAAGGGCTACGCGAACACGCCCGAGCAGGCCCGCCAGTTCATCGTCCACGGACACATCGTGCTGGACGACGCTCGAGTTACCCGACCCGGAATGACGGTGGAGACCGCCGTCGAGAGCTCGGTCGGCTTCGACGAGCACAGCTCGCTGTCGGACGAACTCCACCCTGAGCGCGCGGAGGCCCAAGAATGAGCGAAGACACCGAAGACATCTGGGGCATCGCCCACGTGCACGCATCGTTTAACAACACGATCATCACCATCACCGACCAGACCGGGGCAGAGACGCTCGCAAAGAGCTCCGGCGGGACGGTCGTCAAGCAGAATCGCGACGAGGCGTCGCCGTACGCGGCGATGCAGATGGCTGAGGTCGTTGCGGAGAAGGCCCTCGACCGTGGCGTCGAAGGCGTCGACGTTCGGGTCCGCGGTCCCGGCGGCAACCTCCAGACCTCGCCCGGCCCGGGTGCGCAGGCGACAATCCGCGCACTCGCCCGAGCGGGTCTGGAGATCGGTCGCATCGAGGACGTCACGCCGACCCCGCACGACGGTACTCGTGCACCCAAGAACTCCGGATTCTAACCAATGACACAGGACTACGAGGTTGAGTTCGTCGAACGCGGCGAGCGCGAGGCCCGCATCCTCGTGCGCGGCATCACGCCAGCTTTCGCCAACGGCATCCGGCGAGCGATGGTCGCGGACGTACCGACGTTCAGTATCGATACCGTCCGCGTCATCGAGAACACCAGCGTGATGTTCAACGAGCAGATCGGTCTCCGACTGGGACTGGTCCCGCTGACGACCGACCTCGACGACTTCGAGATCGGCGACGAGGTGACGTTGTCGCTGTCCGTCGACGGGCCGGCCACGGCCTACTCCAGTGACCTCGTTTCCTCGGACCCGATGGTCGAGGCCGCTGACGACAACATCCCGATCATCGATCTCAAGGAGGGCCAACGTCTTGAAGTCGAGGCCGACGCCGTCCTCGACACCGGTCGGGAACACGCCAAACATCAGGGTGGCGTGGCCGTCGGCTACCGACACCTCCAGCAGGTGGAGGTCGTCGGCGACCTCGGCGAGTTCGAGGACGACGATCCGAACATCCTGCGTGGCGTCATCGAAGAGCAGGCGGCCGAACACGCCGCCGGCGACGCCACCAACGGCGAACTCGTCGCGACAGACGAGTTCGACAACGACCTCCGGAACCGCTACCCCGGCAAAGATGTCGAGGTTTCAGACGTGCCGAACGCGTTCGTGTTCCACGTCGAGACGGACGGGTCGTTCACCACCGAGGAACTGGTCCTGCGCGCGGTCGAGACGCTGCGTGACCGCGCGACCGAACTGAAAGACGCAGTCCAGCTGTAACGATACAATGCCCCGATACACCCCACCACGGCCGATGACCGCCCGCTCCCCGAGCGCGAGGACCGAAAGGGGTTTTACGGGGCACGCAAAACGAACAATCGCGCGCAGGGATAGCCAAGTTTGGCCAACGGCGCAGCGTTCAGGGCGCTGTCCCGTAGGGGTCCGCAGGTTCAAATCCTGCTCCCTGCACTTTTCCCACAACGGAGGAATCATATGAGTAAGACGAACCCGAGACTCAGTAGTCTCATCGCCGACCTGAAGTCAGCCGCCCGCAGTTCGGGCGGTGCTGTCTGGGGCGACGTCGCCGAGCGCTTAGAAAAGCCACGGCGCACACACGCGGAAGTCAACCTCGGCCGTATCGAACGATACGCCCAGGAAGACGAGACCGTGGTCGTGCCCGGCAAGGTGCTTGGCTCCGGTGTCCTGCAGAAGGACGTCACCGTCGCCGCTGTCGACTTCTCCGGAACCGCCGAGACGAAGATCGACCAGGTTGGAGAGGCTGTATCACTCGAACAGGCAATCGAAAACAACCCAGAAGGCTCCCACGTCCGGGTGATCCGATGAGCGTCGCAGAGTTCGACGCGGATGTCATCGTCGACGCCCGCGACTGTATCATGGGCCGCGTCGCATCACAGGTCGCCGAACAGGCACTCGACGGCGAGACGGTCGCCGTCGTCAACGCTGAACGCGCCGTGATCACCGGCCGAGAGGAGCAGATAACGGAGAAGTACAAGAAACGCGTCGACATCGGTAACGACAACGGGTACTTCTACCCCAAGCGACCGGACGGCATCTTCAAGCGCACCATCCGTGGCATGCTGCCCCACAAGAAGCAGCGTGGCCGCGAGGCGTTCGAGAACGTCCGTGTCTACCTCGGCAACCCGTACGACGAGGACGGCGAGGTTCTAGACGGCACGTCGCTTGACCGACTGTCGAACATCAAGTTCGTCACGCTGGGCGAAATCAGCGAAACGCTTGGAGCGAACAAGACATGGTAACGAACACGTCTGGCAAGAAGAAGACCGCCGTCGCCCGCGCGACCGTACGCGAGGGCGAGGGCCGCGTGCGTATCGACTCGCAGCCGGTCGAACTCGTCGACCCCGAGCTGGCGCAGCTCAAGATGCTGGAACCGTTCCGCATCGCCGAGGACGACCTCCGCGGCGAAGTCGACGTCGAGGTGTCCGTCGAAGGTGGCGGCGTCATGGGGCAGGCAGACGCCGCCCGAACCGCCATCGCTCGCGGCCTCGTCGACCACACCAACGACGCCGAACTCCGCGACGCGTTCATGGAGTTCGACCGCTCGCTGCTGGTCAACGACGTTCGCCAGTCCGAACCCAAGAAGTGGGGCGGCCCCGGTGCGCGGGCCCGCTACCAGAAATCGTACCGCTAAGGTGATACAGGTATGATGGTACCGGTTCGGTGTTTCACGTGCGGTAACGTCGTCGGCGAACACTGGGAGGAGTTCAAAGCACGCACCCGCGAGGCCGAGGAGCCAGAGGACCCGGAGAAGGTCCTCGACGAACTCGGCGTCGAGCGGCACTGCTGTCGCCGGATGCTCGTCTCGCACAAAGACCTCGTCGACATCGTCTCACCCTACCAATGAACGCACAGGAAAGCCGCTACGAGAAGGCCCGCAAACTCGGCGCACGAGCGCTGCAGTTGGCCCACGGTGCTCCCGTGCTCATAGAGACGGAACACACCCAGCCGATACTCATCGCCGCCGAGGAGTACGACGCTGGCGTCCTACCGTTTACGGTCAACAGGAGTGACTAACGATGACGCTCATCACTGACATCCGACTCCGCCGCGTCCTCGACTCCCGCGGGAACGCGACCGTCGAGGCCGACGTTCTCACCGAGAGTGGGGGCTTCGGTCGTGGCAAGGCACCGAGCGGCGCAAGCACGGGCGAGTACGAGGCCATCGAACTCCCCGCCAACGAGGCCATCGCCAACGCCCGCGAGGAAGCACTCCCGCGGCTCATCGGCGAAGTCCACGCCGGGAACCAGCGCGACGTCGACGCGGCGCTCCACGCCGCTGACGGTACCGACGACTTCTCCGGTATCGGAGCCAACAGCGCCGTCGCCATCTCTATGGCGGCCGCGAAGGCCGGTGCCGACGTGCTCGGCGCGCCGCTGTACCAGCACCTCGGCGGCACATTCCGGGGCAACGAGTACCCGACGCCGCTGGGCAACATCATCGGTGGCGGCGAGCACGCCGCGGACGCGACCAACATCCAGGAGTTCCTCGCGGCCCCTGTCGGCGCACCGAGTGTCGAGGAGGCCGTCTTCGCCAACGCTGCGGTCCACCAGGAGGTCCACGACATTCTGGCCGACCGCGACCTGCCAGCGGGCAAGGGCGACGAAGGCGCTTGGGCACCGTCCGTCTCGGACGACGAAGCGTTCGAGATCATGGACGAGGCCGTCGAAGCTGTCGCCGACGACTTTGGCTTCGCAATCTCCTTTGGCCTTGACGTCGCCGGCGCGGAACTCTACGACGACGAGGCGGACGGCTACGTCTACGACGACGGCGTCAAATCCACCGAAGAGCAGATCGAGTACATCGCCGGGAAGGTCGAGGAGTACGACCTCGTCTACGTCGAGGACCCCCTCGACGAGAACGACTACGAGGCCTTTGCGGACCTGACCGCACAGGTCGGGGACCAGACGCTCGTCTGTGGCGACGACCTGTTCGTTACGAACGTCGAGCGCCTGCAGGCCGGTATCAACGCCGACGCCGGGAACTCCATCCTGATCAAGCCGAACCAGATCGGGACGCTCACCGACGCCGTCGACGCCATCGAACTGGCGACGGCAAGCGGCTACGAGTCCGTCGTTTCCCACCGCAGTGGTGAGACGGAAGACACGACAATTGCACACCTCGCTGTCGCCACTGACGCACCGTTCATCAAGACCGGCGCGGTCGGCGGCGAGCGCACAGCCAAGCTGAACGAACTAATCCGTATCGAGGACAACGCAGTATGAGCGGCAACGAAAAAGAAGGTCTCGACGCGTCCGATTCCGACTTCGACCCGTCCGAGGAGGACGACGAAGCGGTCGACGCGGAGACCGAAACGGAAGCCGAACAGCCCGCCGACGACGCCGAAGAGGCGACAGAGGCCGAACCAACTGACGAAAACACAGACGCCGACGAAGCGGCTGACGAGGCCGCCGGTCCACAGCTGGACGAGGACGTCATGCCCGACGAGCAGTCGGAGGCCGACCTCCTCATCCCCGTCGAGGACTACCTCGGCGCTGGTGTCCACATCGGGACCCAGCAGAAGACCCAGGACATGGAGCGGTTCATCCACCGCGTCCGGACCGACGGGCTGTACGTGCTGGACGTCTCGATGACCGACGAGCGTATCCGCACCGCCGCGGACTTCCTGGCCAACTACGAGCCGGAGCAGATTCTGGCCGCGTCGTCGCGCCAGTACGGCCGGTTCCCGGCCGAGAAGTTCGCCGAAGCCATCGGGGCGCGCGTCCGCACCGGCCGGTTCATCCCCGGCACGCTGACCAACCCCGACTACGACGGCTACATCGAGCCGGACATCGTGGTCGTCACTGACCCCATCGGTGACGCCCAGGCCGTCAAGGAGGCCATCACGGTCGGCATCCCGGTCATCGCGATGTGTGACTCCAACAACACCACGTCGAACGTCGACCTGGTCGTCCCGACGAACAACAAGGGGCGCAAGGCGCTGTCGGTCGTCTACTGGCTGCTGGCCAACGAGACGCTCGACCGCCGCGGTGCCGAGCCGACGTACGGACTCGACGACTTCGAGTCCGACCTCTAACGTCGCTGAACTGTTTCGTTTTCCGGCCCGCTGACCCACGAGTGACAACGCCGGTGTCGCCAACACAAGACCTACCACGGGGCCCGGAGTACCACCGGGAAATGGGAGAGGGAGACACGTTCGTCAACGCCGTCATCGGTGCCGTCGCGACCGCACTTCTGAGTGGGTTCGTCCCGCTCGCGCCGCTGCTCGGCGGTTGCATCGCCGGCTATCTTGAAGGGGGTGAGCGAGACGACGGAGTCCGCGTCGGACTGCTCTCGGGCGTCGTCGGGCTGGCGATTTCGCTAGTCTTCTTCGTTGTCGTGTTCGTCTTCCTGGCCGCGTTCCTGGCGGTCGTTCCCGAGGCGCTCGGTGTGTTCGGCGCGGCGGGCTTGTTCGTGCTCGTCCTGGGAACGATCACGGCGGCCGCGTATTTCCTCGGATTGAGCGCGGTCGGCGGCTGGCTGGGCAACTACGTCAAGTATGACACGACGTTCGGCGACTGACAGCCCGAAACTGTCGGTAACTACATCAATCGAGAGCGCACTACGAGCAACGCGTATGCGTGAGTCGGTGACCAACGCTGGTATCGGGGCACTCGTCACGATTGCGCTGTCGTTCGTTCCCTTTTCGTCGGTGGCTGGCGGCGCAGTGGCCGCGGCGAACCACGGCAGCGGCGGCTACCGGACGGGGCTCTGGCTGGGAACGCTTGCTGGCGTCTGTGCGATGGTTCCCTTGCTCGCGCTCTTCCTCCCGGCGCTGTACATCGCCGGCCTCCTCGGGTTCGGGATTCCACCCGGCGCACCGGGGTACGACCTGTTTCTGGCGCTCGTGTTCAGCTTCTTTCTGCTGTACACTGTCGGGCTCAGCGCCCTCGGTGGCCTCGGCGGCGTCTGGGTATCGGTACACACCAGCTGGGACATAGACGCCGACCGCTGGCTCTGAACCGCGCGCTTCCAGCCATTTGGCACACCATTCAAGCGTGTTCGACACTAACAGTAGTCGATGTCAAAGACGCCGCCCGGACCGAAGGGCGAACCGCTGTTCGGCAGTAGTCGCACGTACGCTCGGGACCCGTTCCGGTTCATCTCAGCGCTGGAGCGGGCCTATGGTGATGTTGCCCGCTTCGACATGGGGCCGATGGATACGGTCATGCTGTGTGACCCAACGGCAATCGAGCGGGTACTGGTTTCAGAGGCCGAGCGGTTCCGCAAACCCGACTTTCAGGGAGATGCGCTCGGGGACCTGCTGGGAGACGGACTGCTGTTGAGTGAAGGCGAAACGTGGGAGCAGCAGCGAAAGCTCGCCAATCCAGCGTTCTCGATGGCTCGACTTTCGGGGATGGCTGACCGCATCACCGGCCACGCGGAGGACCGCATCGCCGACTGGTCTCACGGCGATGTTATCGACGCCGAGCAGTCGATGACCCGAGTGACGCTGGACGTGATCTTGGACCTGATGATGGGCGTCGAACTCTCCGAACAGCGAGTCCGCACAATCGAGGAACAACTGTTGCCACTGGGCCAGCGGTTCGAGCCCGACCCCATTCGGTTCGCCATGCCACAGTGGATGCCGATGCCTGACGACGCCGAGTTCAATCGCGCCGTGCGGACGCTGGACGAGGTGCTGGACGACATCATCGAGGTCCGCGAGGACTCGGTCGGGACAGCTGAAGACGGTCCGATGGACTTCCTGTCGGTACTCCTGCGTGCCCGCGACGAGGGGAATCAGTCGCCCGAGCAACTGCGCGATGAGATGATGACAATGCTGCTTGCGGGCCACGACACGACGGCGCTGACGCTGACCTACACCTGGTTCCTGCTGTCGGAACACCCTGAAGTCGAACAGCGAGTCCACGAGGAACTGGACGATGTTGTCGGCGACGACCGGCCGGGGATGGAACACGTCCGCGAACTGGACTACCTCGAATGGGTAATTCAGGAAGCGATGCGACTCTACCCGCCCGTGTACACCATTTTCCGGGAGCCGACAGAGGACGTGACGCTGTCCGGCTACGATGTCGAGGCCGGGACGACGCTGATGGTTCCACAGTGGGGCGTCCACCGATCCGAACGGTTCTACGACGACCCCGAGTCGTTCGACCCGGAGCGCTGGAAGCCCGAGCGAGCGAGCGAGCGGCCGCGGTTCGCCTACTTCCCGTTCGGTGGCGGCCCGCGTCACTGCATCGGGAAGCACCTCGCAATGCTCGAAGCACAGCTCATCACCGCAACGACGGCCAGTCAGTACCGACTGGAGTTCCAAGGCGAGACGCCGCTGGAGTTGCTACCGTCGCTGACTGCCCATCCCCGGCAGGAAATGTCGATGCGAGTGCAGGAGCGGTAGCGCGGACTCCGACGGGACTACTCCGACGTCACTGTTGCCTCCCGCAGTGGGCGCTCTACGTGACCGTCGGCGAACTGTCCGGCGGCGGCATCCGCCTCGACTTCGCCGATGTCGACACCGTTTCTGCATCGTATTCCGACAGCCGTCCTGACCATCGACTCCGAAAACGCCTAACGCCCTGGGTGCACACGGGCGGGTATGGTCACGTCGAGCGCTCCCGGAAAAGTGTATCTGTTCGGGGAGCACGCAGTCGTCTACGGCGAGCCGGCGGTGCCCTGCGCCATCGAGCGGCGGGTGCACGTGACGGCAACTGAAATCGACGAGGGGTTACGCATCCACGCAAATGACTTGCAACTGGACGGTTTTACCGTCGAATACTCCGGTGACGGAGAGAGCCATCCAGACGTGGACGTCGCTGAATCGCTTGTCGAGGCTGGCATGGGATACGTCAACGAGGCGGTGGCACAGGCCCGCGACGCGGCCGACGCGCCGGATGCGGGCTTCGAGATCTCTGTTGAGGGCGACATCCCGCTCGGCGCGGGGCTGGGGTCGTCGGCCGCGCTCGTCGTCGCGGCGATAGACGCGGCAACCAGAGAACTCGGCGTCGAACTGCCGGCGAGCGGAATCGCCGACCGCGCCTACCAGGTCGAACATGAGGTACAGGACGGGCAAGCCTCGCGGGCGGATACGTTCTGCTCAGCCATGGGCGGGGCGGTCCGCGTGGAGGGCGACGACTGCCGGCGGCTGGACGGCATCGACACGCTCCCCTTCGTCATCGGTTACGACGGCGGGGCCGGCGACACCGGGGCGCTGGTTGCCGGCGTCCGAGACCTCCGCGAGGAGTACGACTTCGCCGCCGACACCGTCGCGACAATCGGCGATATCGTCCGCGAGGGCGAGGCGGTGCTGGGAACGGGCGACTACGAACGGCTCGGGGAGCTGATGGATTTCAACCACGGCTTGCTTTCGGCGCTGGGCGTCTCCTCGCGGTCGCTGGACTCGATGGTGTGGGCGGCCCGCGACGCTGACGCACACGGCGCGAAACTCACCGGGGCCGGCGGCGGCGGCTGTATCGTCGCACTGGACGAGACGGACGACGCACTCACGGCGCTGAAGTACACGCCGGGGTGTGAGGATGTCTTCCGGGCCGAACTGGACACCGACGGGGTCCGGCAGGAATGACGGTCGTCCTCAAACTCGGGGGGAGTGTCATCACACAAAAAGACGAGCCCGAGACGGTCGACCGGGCCGCCCTGTCGGACGCGGTGTCTGCCATCGCCGAGTCGGCGGTCGGCGACGACATCGTCGTCGTTCACGGCGGCGGGAGCTTCGGTCACCATCACGCCGCCGAATACGGCGTCAGCACGACCGAAGGGACCCACGACGGTGACGGTGTCCGGGCTATCCACGGGGCGATGTGTCGGCTCAACGCCGCTGTCGTTGAAGCACTCACTGACGCGGGTGTGCCGGCGGTTCCGGTCCACCCGTTCTCGGCGGCCGCACGCGACGCCGACGGCGGCCTCTCCCTGCCGACGGCACAGGTCACGACGCTTCTCGGTGAGGGGTTCGTCCCGGTTCTCCACGGTGACCTCGTCGCACACGCCGGTGCGGGCGCGACGGTCCTGAGCGGCGACGAACTGGTCGTCGAACTCGCGCCGGCCGTCAACGCCGACCGCGTCGGCGTCTGCTCGACTGTTTCCGGCGTTCTCGATGACGACGGGACAGTCATCGACCGTATCGAGACGTTCGAGGCCGTCGCATCGGCACTGGGCGAGAGCGAGGCGACGGACGTGTCGGGTGGGATGGCCGGCAAAGTACGTGCGCTGCTTGCGCTCTCCGCCCCTGCCCTCGTGTTCGGTCCCGATGCGTTGCCGGCCTTTCTCGCCGGCGAGAGTCCGGGGACGACCATTGCTGGTGGAGACGCCGACTGACTTGTCGTCAACAGCCCCGTCCCAGGGCACGCTGTAGTCGATGTCGACCCAAGACTTGCTGCTGAAGCGGTATCACTGCTTGACTTCGGCAGACTGGTAGCTTAAATATCACTTCAGCAACTGTCGTAACATATTTGTCCTCTGTTAGCAATTATGCGACTATGTCTGCAGTAGGTCTGACCGACGTCTATCGATACGGAACGAGGTTTCTTGGGACATTGCTTGTCGTCGCCGGCGTCGGTGGCGGCCTCATCGCTGCAGGGTACGTGTTGATACAGAACGGCTCGCTCCGCTCACTTTCGGGGACCGCGGGCTATCGTGCGGTACTCGGCATTGTCGTCGGTGCGCTCGGTGGGCTCCTGTTGCTCTCCGGCTTGCTTGGCCTGACTCACAAGCTCATCGCCGACGCGACGATGGCGGGTACGCTCGCGGCACAGACAGCACAGCGTGATGCGGGCGATGTGCCAGCTGCCAGTTCCTCAGCGAGCGACCAGACAGCGACTGGCACTGTCGAAGGTAACGCTGCGCCCGCTACCGAATCGACTTCGAAGTCCGACGAGCCCACGCCGGAGCCGGCTGAGTCTGATCCGGCGGTTTCACAGAGCACCGGTCCGGCTGCTGCCCCGACGGCTGTCGAGCCGGCGACTGACCAGTCCGAAGTGTCGGAACCGGTCGCTGACTCCGAGCCAAACGCCGACCCAGCCGGTGAATCGGGAATCCACGCGCCCGAACAGCACCACTCCGACCAGTCTGACACAGCAGCGCCGTCTGCTACGTCCGAGACTGCGGCGACCGGGACTGATGACACTGCGGTGTCGGCGGCCGACGAGAATCCGCCGGCGGATGCTGACTCGGTGACGGCCGCTGAGCCGGTGGCAGACGATGTGCCGGCGACAGATACGGACCGTCGTGATGCCGATGACACTCCGGAACCACCGTCGGCCGACGAGACGATGGCCCCGGCGACAGATGGAGAGACAGCCCCGGCAGCGCAGGATGACCAGATATCGGAGCCACAGCCAGCTGAAAACGCTGCCGGACCAGAATCTCAGACAGTGGACGACACCACTGCGGAGCCATCTCCGGCGGAGTTCCCCGACGATTCGGACCCGGTCGCACCTCAGTCCGAACCCAGCGAGCAGTCGGACCGTGATTTGCTCGCTGAGGACGCCACCGAAGAACCCGAACCGAGTACGGAACCACAGGAATGGACGCCGCCGGACCCTGCGGAGTTCGACACGCAGAGCGAGGACCCCGCGGCGGCTGACGACTGGGAAGGGGACGAGCCAGCACCGGCCGACGACTGGGAAGGGGACGAGCCAGCACCGGCCGACGACTGGGAAACTGAACCCGAAGCCGATACCGAACCCACTGGCGTCGACTCAGCCGGTGCTGACGAAGCGGATCAGCACGACGCCGTGACTCGAGACACCCGACTACTCGATGAAGCTGGTGAGACGGACACGTCCGGTGGCCCACGGACGACGGACGACCTGTTCGGTGGCGCTGATACCGAACACTCTGGAACCGACGCTGACGAGAGCGTGCAGGGCGAGTCGAAGTCACAGGACACAGAGACGACCGCTGATGATGACTCGACGCTCGCGGACGACGGTGTCACTGGCTTCGATGTCTCCGGTGATGACGACCCGCTCTCGGACCCCTTAGACGACGAGTAGCGACGAACCCACACCGTTTTAAGAAGCGCCGTTGTAGACCGACGTAACCGAGCGCACGGCCGCCCGTGGACTGCGGTTCGGCGGCCGGCAGACGGCGGATGTAAGTTGCGGGACGGAAGTCCCTCCCACTGCGGTTGCACAGGCTACGGGCGTACCCGACTGGCCTGGAGCGCCGACGCGGACGAAGTCGCCTACATTGCAGATACCGTCGTTGCCGTGCCCCACCGGATGCCCGCGGCCGGCTTTCCACTCGGAGCTACAACCATGGAAGTCGAAATTGCGACAATTGGCGGTTACGAGGCTGTAGGCCGACAGATGACGGCCGTCCGTGCAGGGGACGACGTCGTCATCTTCGACATGGGCCTGAACCTCTCGAAGGTACTGATTCACGACAACGTCGAGACGGAACGGATGCACTCGCTGGACCTCATCGACATGGGTGCCATCCCGGACGACCGGGTCATGTCCGACCTGGAGGGCGACGTGAAGGCTATCGTGCCGACACACGGTCACCTCGACCACATCGGCGCGATATCCAAGCTCGCCCACCGCTACGACGCACCTATCGTCGCGACGCCGTTTACTATCGAACTCGTCAAACAGCAGATCAAGAGCGAGGAGAAGTTTGGCGTCCAGAACGACCTCGTCAAGATGGACGCCGGCGAGACGATGTCCATCGGCGAGCGCAACGAGCTTGAGTTTGTCAACGTCACTCACTCCATCATCGACGCCATCAACCCAGTCCTCCACACGCCGGAGGGTGCGGTCGTCTACGGACTTGACAAGCGGATGGACCACACGCCGGTCATCGGCGACCCGATCGACATGAAGCGGTTCCGAGAGATCGGCCGCGAAGGCGAGGGCGTCCTCTGTTACATCGAGGACTGTACGAACGCGGGCAAAAAGGGCCGCACGCCTTCCGAGTCCGTCGCGCGTCGCCACCTCAAGGACGTGATGGACAGCGTCGCCGACTACGACGGCGGCATCGTCGCGACGACGTTCTCCTCGCACATCGCCCGCGTGAAGAGCCTCGTCGAGTTCGCCGACGACATCGGACGCCAGCCGGTGCTGCTGGGCCGCTCGATGGAGAAGTACTCCGGGACAGCGGAGCGACTGGACTTCGTCGACTTCCCGGAGGACCTCGGGATGTACGGCCACCGCAAGTCCGTCGACCGGACGTTCAAGCGCATCATGAACGAGGGCAAGGAGAACTTCCTCCCCATCGTCACCGGCCATCAGGGCGAACCGCGCGCGATGCTCACACGCATGGGCCGGGGCGAGACGCCCTACGAGCTAGACGACGGCGACAAGGTCCTGTTCTCGGCCCGGGTCATCCCGGAGCCGACCAACGAGGGCCAGCGCTACCAGTCCGAGAAGCTCCTGGGCATGCA
Proteins encoded in this window:
- a CDS encoding 30S ribosomal protein S9, producing the protein MVTNTSGKKKTAVARATVREGEGRVRIDSQPVELVDPELAQLKMLEPFRIAEDDLRGEVDVEVSVEGGGVMGQADAARTAIARGLVDHTNDAELRDAFMEFDRSLLVNDVRQSEPKKWGGPGARARYQKSYR
- the rpoK gene encoding DNA-directed RNA polymerase subunit K (promotes RNAP assembly or increases stability; similar to eukaryotic RPB6 and bacterial subunit omega) — translated: MNAQESRYEKARKLGARALQLAHGAPVLIETEHTQPILIAAEEYDAGVLPFTVNRSD
- a CDS encoding DNA-directed RNA polymerase subunit D, with product MTQDYEVEFVERGEREARILVRGITPAFANGIRRAMVADVPTFSIDTVRVIENTSVMFNEQIGLRLGLVPLTTDLDDFEIGDEVTLSLSVDGPATAYSSDLVSSDPMVEAADDNIPIIDLKEGQRLEVEADAVLDTGREHAKHQGGVAVGYRHLQQVEVVGDLGEFEDDDPNILRGVIEEQAAEHAAGDATNGELVATDEFDNDLRNRYPGKDVEVSDVPNAFVFHVETDGSFTTEELVLRAVETLRDRATELKDAVQL
- a CDS encoding cytochrome P450 produces the protein MSKTPPGPKGEPLFGSSRTYARDPFRFISALERAYGDVARFDMGPMDTVMLCDPTAIERVLVSEAERFRKPDFQGDALGDLLGDGLLLSEGETWEQQRKLANPAFSMARLSGMADRITGHAEDRIADWSHGDVIDAEQSMTRVTLDVILDLMMGVELSEQRVRTIEEQLLPLGQRFEPDPIRFAMPQWMPMPDDAEFNRAVRTLDEVLDDIIEVREDSVGTAEDGPMDFLSVLLRARDEGNQSPEQLRDEMMTMLLAGHDTTALTLTYTWFLLSEHPEVEQRVHEELDDVVGDDRPGMEHVRELDYLEWVIQEAMRLYPPVYTIFREPTEDVTLSGYDVEAGTTLMVPQWGVHRSERFYDDPESFDPERWKPERASERPRFAYFPFGGGPRHCIGKHLAMLEAQLITATTASQYRLEFQGETPLELLPSLTAHPRQEMSMRVQER
- a CDS encoding mevalonate kinase, whose amino-acid sequence is MVTSSAPGKVYLFGEHAVVYGEPAVPCAIERRVHVTATEIDEGLRIHANDLQLDGFTVEYSGDGESHPDVDVAESLVEAGMGYVNEAVAQARDAADAPDAGFEISVEGDIPLGAGLGSSAALVVAAIDAATRELGVELPASGIADRAYQVEHEVQDGQASRADTFCSAMGGAVRVEGDDCRRLDGIDTLPFVIGYDGGAGDTGALVAGVRDLREEYDFAADTVATIGDIVREGEAVLGTGDYERLGELMDFNHGLLSALGVSSRSLDSMVWAARDADAHGAKLTGAGGGGCIVALDETDDALTALKYTPGCEDVFRAELDTDGVRQE
- a CDS encoding 30S ribosomal protein S11, with amino-acid sequence MSEDTEDIWGIAHVHASFNNTIITITDQTGAETLAKSSGGTVVKQNRDEASPYAAMQMAEVVAEKALDRGVEGVDVRVRGPGGNLQTSPGPGAQATIRALARAGLEIGRIEDVTPTPHDGTRAPKNSGF
- a CDS encoding 50S ribosomal protein L18e; this encodes MSKTNPRLSSLIADLKSAARSSGGAVWGDVAERLEKPRRTHAEVNLGRIERYAQEDETVVVPGKVLGSGVLQKDVTVAAVDFSGTAETKIDQVGEAVSLEQAIENNPEGSHVRVIR
- a CDS encoding DNA-directed RNA polymerase subunit N, yielding MMVPVRCFTCGNVVGEHWEEFKARTREAEEPEDPEKVLDELGVERHCCRRMLVSHKDLVDIVSPYQ
- a CDS encoding 50S ribosomal protein L13, yielding MSVAEFDADVIVDARDCIMGRVASQVAEQALDGETVAVVNAERAVITGREEQITEKYKKRVDIGNDNGYFYPKRPDGIFKRTIRGMLPHKKQRGREAFENVRVYLGNPYDEDGEVLDGTSLDRLSNIKFVTLGEISETLGANKTW
- a CDS encoding 30S ribosomal protein S2, translated to MSGNEKEGLDASDSDFDPSEEDDEAVDAETETEAEQPADDAEEATEAEPTDENTDADEAADEAAGPQLDEDVMPDEQSEADLLIPVEDYLGAGVHIGTQQKTQDMERFIHRVRTDGLYVLDVSMTDERIRTAADFLANYEPEQILAASSRQYGRFPAEKFAEAIGARVRTGRFIPGTLTNPDYDGYIEPDIVVVTDPIGDAQAVKEAITVGIPVIAMCDSNNTTSNVDLVVPTNNKGRKALSVVYWLLANETLDRRGAEPTYGLDDFESDL
- a CDS encoding 30S ribosomal protein S4; the encoded protein is MALGSNTKFYETPNHPFQGERIADEANLIGRYGLKNKEELWRAQSELRGYRREARKLLGSAGEHETESEEFLARLKRYGILNEQDQLDDVLSLDVTDVLERRLQTVVYRKGYANTPEQARQFIVHGHIVLDDARVTRPGMTVETAVESSVGFDEHSSLSDELHPERAEAQE
- a CDS encoding phosphopyruvate hydratase; translation: MTLITDIRLRRVLDSRGNATVEADVLTESGGFGRGKAPSGASTGEYEAIELPANEAIANAREEALPRLIGEVHAGNQRDVDAALHAADGTDDFSGIGANSAVAISMAAAKAGADVLGAPLYQHLGGTFRGNEYPTPLGNIIGGGEHAADATNIQEFLAAPVGAPSVEEAVFANAAVHQEVHDILADRDLPAGKGDEGAWAPSVSDDEAFEIMDEAVEAVADDFGFAISFGLDVAGAELYDDEADGYVYDDGVKSTEEQIEYIAGKVEEYDLVYVEDPLDENDYEAFADLTAQVGDQTLVCGDDLFVTNVERLQAGINADAGNSILIKPNQIGTLTDAVDAIELATASGYESVVSHRSGETEDTTIAHLAVATDAPFIKTGAVGGERTAKLNELIRIEDNAV